The following proteins are co-located in the Robbsia betulipollinis genome:
- a CDS encoding GNAT family N-acetyltransferase: MRELDDKTIVTRRFVLRPLKRSDAEIDTRNQASTGTIEKLGFERVRVVPQADYFKGAASDEYHYSYRVSND; the protein is encoded by the coding sequence TTGAGGGAACTCGACGATAAAACCATCGTCACGCGCCGGTTCGTGCTGCGGCCTTTGAAAAGGTCGGATGCGGAAATTGACACGCGGAACCAGGCGTCGACCGGTACGATCGAGAAATTGGGATTCGAACGGGTGCGTGTCGTGCCGCAGGCCGACTACTTCAAGGGCGCGGCCAGCGACGAGTATCATTATTCATATCGGGTCTCGAACGACTGA
- a CDS encoding aminoglycoside phosphotransferase family protein, giving the protein MAIDPQRSGCRAAQGDAAGATDAAPNLDTAGGAIPDSTLDSTPAAIVRAALRDAGLATYPACMPGPETVASPMRLAAEWQGFFLGDDADASLRYAKVLRPEMRELVDFETSARASRCAGETAASPRVVLADAARGVLVFEALAPARWRWARIDDLTDPVRLAALWHAKRAVHAGPRPACERSPHADMERLSALCARDGIVLPADAATIGAQLRRACAALRRTQGPAVPLHGDGVASNVMIDAAGQLQLIDFDRGGLGDPWYDVGIALNELYQFEDEWRHGVVLWQGRCDDADYARCRLYALVDDWIWTLSALWLSACGSPAIDFMKLAQWTLLRCRQSLNEGQLDLWLQHLEPERT; this is encoded by the coding sequence ATGGCAATTGATCCGCAGCGAAGCGGGTGCCGCGCGGCGCAGGGGGATGCCGCCGGCGCAACCGATGCCGCGCCGAACCTGGATACGGCCGGGGGTGCGATCCCGGATTCGACCCTGGATTCCACCCCCGCCGCGATCGTCCGGGCGGCGCTGCGCGACGCGGGTCTCGCGACGTATCCCGCCTGCATGCCGGGCCCGGAAACGGTGGCTTCGCCGATGCGGCTCGCGGCCGAGTGGCAGGGTTTTTTTCTGGGCGATGACGCGGATGCGTCGCTCCGCTATGCGAAGGTCCTGCGCCCGGAGATGCGCGAACTGGTCGATTTCGAGACGAGTGCGCGGGCCAGCCGCTGCGCCGGCGAGACGGCTGCGAGCCCCCGCGTCGTGCTGGCCGATGCCGCGCGGGGCGTGTTGGTGTTCGAGGCGCTGGCGCCGGCACGCTGGCGCTGGGCGCGCATCGACGACCTGACCGATCCGGTGCGCCTGGCGGCCCTCTGGCATGCGAAACGCGCGGTGCATGCCGGTCCGCGCCCTGCATGCGAACGCTCGCCGCACGCCGACATGGAACGCCTGAGCGCCTTGTGCGCCCGCGACGGGATTGTCCTGCCCGCGGACGCCGCGACGATCGGCGCGCAACTGCGGCGTGCGTGCGCGGCGCTGCGGCGTACGCAGGGCCCGGCGGTACCGCTGCACGGCGATGGCGTGGCGAGCAACGTCATGATCGACGCGGCGGGGCAATTGCAGTTGATCGATTTCGATCGCGGCGGTCTGGGCGACCCCTGGTACGACGTCGGCATCGCGCTGAACGAGCTGTATCAGTTCGAGGACGAATGGCGCCACGGCGTGGTGCTCTGGCAGGGCCGTTGCGACGACGCGGACTACGCACGCTGCCGCCTGTATGCACTGGTGGACGACTGGATCTGGACGCTGTCCGCGCTGTGGTTGAGTGCCTGCGGGTCACCGGCGATCGATTTCATGAAGCTCGCGCAATGGACCCTGCTGCGGTGCCGGCAGAGCCTGAACGAAGGACAGCTCGATCTGTGGCTGCAGCATCTGGAACCGGAGCGGACATGA
- a CDS encoding SDR family oxidoreductase — MKTSGNTILITGGASGIGRALAEAFHALGNEVVIAGRRREALEQTAAANPGMRMALLDIEDAAGIADFARRLGDDFPALNVVIHNAGIMRPESLRDGALATAEATIATNLLGPIRLTAALLPLLETQAHGAIITVSSGLAFLPLTLTPTYCATKAAIHSYTQSLRYQLRDTPLQVLEIVPPYVQTELMGPEQASDPDAMPLREFIAEVMGILTQSPQTDEICVERVKPLRHAEASGGYAAFFRQFNDGRTAAAKARG; from the coding sequence ATGAAAACGAGCGGCAACACCATTCTGATCACCGGCGGCGCCTCCGGCATTGGCCGCGCGCTGGCCGAAGCGTTCCATGCGCTGGGCAACGAGGTCGTGATCGCCGGGCGGCGGCGCGAAGCACTGGAACAGACGGCTGCGGCGAATCCCGGAATGAGGATGGCGCTCCTCGATATCGAGGACGCCGCGGGTATCGCGGATTTCGCGCGGCGGCTCGGCGACGATTTTCCGGCGTTGAACGTGGTCATCCACAATGCCGGCATCATGCGGCCGGAATCCCTGCGCGACGGCGCGCTGGCCACCGCGGAAGCGACCATCGCGACCAATCTGCTCGGCCCGATCCGGCTGACCGCGGCGCTGCTGCCCTTGCTGGAGACCCAGGCGCACGGCGCGATCATCACGGTCTCGTCGGGGCTGGCGTTCCTGCCGCTGACGTTGACGCCCACGTACTGCGCGACCAAGGCGGCAATCCATTCCTATACGCAGTCGCTGCGCTATCAATTACGCGATACGCCACTGCAAGTGCTGGAAATCGTTCCGCCGTACGTGCAGACGGAACTGATGGGGCCGGAGCAGGCCAGCGATCCGGACGCCATGCCCTTGCGGGAATTCATCGCGGAGGTCATGGGCATCCTGACGCAGTCGCCTCAGACGGACGAAATCTGCGTGGAACGGGTGAAGCCGCTGCGCCATGCGGAAGCCAGCGGCGGCTATGCCGCGTTCTTCAGGCAGTTCAACGATGGGCGTACCGCGGCGGCCAAGGCGCGCGGCTAA
- a CDS encoding branched-chain amino acid ABC transporter permease produces the protein MSLDLTGLLAFNVLTGVATLALITIGLGVIYGMMRIINLAHGEFMMLGAYTAVVASSAGVNIWVAMLVLPPLVVGLIGLVLERAVIRFLYGRMMDTMLATWGISLALIGLITSVFGNVVKSVRMPVGSFSIGQYHLSAYSLVIVAVGVAVLAALWVLLRKTRFGLVLRATMQNPAMAASLGVRPATVYMATFSLGAALAGLAGGVLAPISGVSPGMGGAYIAKAFITVLGGGPAIIAGTGLAAGLFGFINEIASFLSTPVLGDIALLVSAIVLIRILPQGITGRFLRRSS, from the coding sequence ATGAGCCTCGATCTGACCGGCCTGCTGGCCTTCAACGTACTGACCGGGGTGGCCACGCTCGCGCTGATCACCATCGGCCTGGGCGTCATCTACGGCATGATGCGCATCATCAATCTGGCGCACGGCGAATTCATGATGCTGGGCGCGTACACGGCCGTGGTCGCGAGTTCGGCGGGCGTGAACATCTGGGTGGCGATGCTGGTGCTGCCGCCGCTCGTGGTCGGTCTGATCGGTCTGGTGCTGGAACGCGCGGTCATCCGTTTTCTGTACGGCCGCATGATGGACACGATGCTGGCCACCTGGGGCATCAGTCTCGCCCTGATCGGTCTCATCACGTCGGTGTTCGGCAATGTGGTGAAGTCCGTGCGCATGCCGGTGGGCAGCTTCTCGATCGGGCAATACCACCTCAGCGCGTACAGCCTGGTGATCGTGGCCGTCGGCGTGGCCGTGCTGGCCGCGCTGTGGGTGCTGCTGCGCAAGACGCGTTTCGGACTCGTGCTGCGCGCCACGATGCAGAATCCCGCGATGGCGGCGTCGCTGGGCGTACGCCCCGCCACCGTCTACATGGCCACGTTCTCGCTGGGCGCGGCGCTCGCCGGTCTGGCAGGGGGCGTGCTGGCGCCCATCTCCGGGGTGTCGCCGGGCATGGGCGGCGCCTATATCGCGAAGGCCTTCATCACCGTGCTGGGCGGCGGACCCGCCATCATCGCGGGCACCGGTCTGGCGGCGGGGCTGTTCGGTTTCATCAATGAGATTGCGTCGTTTCTCTCGACGCCCGTGCTCGGCGACATCGCGCTGCTGGTCTCCGCCATCGTGCTGATCCGCATTCTGCCGCAAGGCATCACCGGCCGTTTCCTGAGACGCAGCTCATGA
- a CDS encoding choline kinase family protein has protein sequence MKAMGEGVTEDECRLESVMRRIPAWQDSPLRYAPVGGGISNANWRVDVERLGASYFCKIPGAGTEMFIDRRTALDASVKAAATGYGVPVYAFLEDCGVQIFDFMQGWRASSNRDFLSRDVRHNALQALQAFHRQPLLAQDKTVFDMIDEHDAQVAALQARVPPDHAWLHARYRAARAALEAAGTTSCPCMNDTLAGNFMLDAHGAIRLVDFEYASNNDPHYELALWFGEMFFEEAVEHELIEAYFGAVTPATVARIALNKALADLKWSTWAMVQRAMSTIDFDYYKYGIWKHMRARGLMRDPRWDGWLRQV, from the coding sequence ATGAAGGCGATGGGCGAAGGCGTGACCGAGGACGAATGCCGGCTCGAGTCGGTCATGCGCCGCATTCCCGCGTGGCAGGACTCGCCGCTGCGCTATGCGCCGGTGGGCGGCGGCATTTCGAACGCGAACTGGCGGGTCGACGTGGAACGGCTGGGGGCATCCTATTTTTGCAAGATCCCGGGTGCCGGCACCGAGATGTTCATCGACCGCCGCACCGCGCTGGACGCCAGCGTGAAGGCCGCCGCAACCGGCTATGGCGTGCCGGTCTATGCGTTCCTGGAAGACTGCGGCGTGCAGATCTTCGACTTCATGCAAGGCTGGCGCGCGTCCTCGAACCGCGATTTCCTGTCGCGCGACGTGCGGCACAATGCCTTGCAGGCGCTGCAGGCCTTTCATCGGCAGCCGCTGCTGGCGCAGGACAAGACGGTGTTCGACATGATCGACGAACACGACGCGCAGGTCGCGGCCCTGCAAGCGCGCGTGCCGCCCGATCACGCATGGCTGCATGCACGTTACCGCGCCGCCCGGGCGGCGCTGGAGGCGGCCGGGACGACGTCGTGCCCCTGCATGAACGACACCCTGGCGGGGAATTTCATGCTCGATGCGCACGGCGCGATCAGGCTCGTCGATTTCGAATACGCGTCGAACAACGATCCGCACTACGAGCTGGCGTTGTGGTTCGGCGAAATGTTCTTCGAGGAAGCGGTCGAGCATGAACTCATCGAAGCCTATTTCGGCGCGGTCACGCCGGCCACCGTGGCGCGCATCGCGCTGAACAAGGCGCTGGCGGACCTGAAGTGGTCGACCTGGGCGATGGTGCAGCGGGCCATGTCGACGATCGATTTCGATTACTACAAATACGGTATCTGGAAGCATATGCGTGCCCGCGGTCTGATGCGCGATCCGCGCTGGGACGGCTGGCTGCGGCAGGTCTGA
- a CDS encoding Zn-dependent hydrolase, with protein MSTSAAPVSLAVPALFEPRQEDYAAFAALFAQSCRIGATAAGGLHRLAASVDDGRARTMLCDWLRQHAFEVRVDPVGNIFGLMTFDPAAPYVLCGSHLDSQPSAGRFDGSYGVIAAAVAIAALARHAAETGVPPACNFCVVNWTNEEGARFQPSLTGSSVFVGAMPLPQALALRDAAGVTLGAALEEIGFAGAHPVAIPVAAYAEIHVEQGPTLERRRAAIGVVRETWAASKWRVRFDGEQNHTGPTPMAQRRDALLAAAHAIVQVRAEADRHGLEMHSSVGRLDIYPNSPNIVPAQATLLIELRSRDVALLGEAGERLAATLQRIADMTGTQCVVEDRQLREPGKLDAALCDLALDTGLRLRLATENSVTISGHDAINLSRAYPSCLLFVPSRNGVSHNEAEFTSDEDMHRGLRFLTAFLSRLGKETPRHTGNDHGN; from the coding sequence ATGTCGACGTCCGCCGCGCCCGTTTCGCTTGCTGTGCCCGCCTTGTTCGAGCCCCGGCAGGAAGACTATGCCGCGTTCGCCGCGCTGTTCGCGCAGTCGTGTCGGATCGGCGCCACGGCGGCTGGCGGTCTGCACCGCCTGGCGGCGTCCGTGGACGACGGGCGCGCGCGGACGATGCTGTGCGACTGGCTGCGACAGCACGCGTTCGAGGTGCGGGTCGATCCGGTCGGCAATATTTTCGGTTTGATGACGTTCGATCCGGCCGCCCCCTATGTTCTATGCGGCTCGCATCTCGACAGCCAGCCGTCGGCGGGCCGGTTCGATGGCAGCTATGGCGTGATCGCGGCCGCCGTGGCGATCGCGGCGCTTGCGCGGCATGCGGCCGAGACCGGTGTGCCGCCGGCCTGCAATTTCTGCGTGGTGAACTGGACCAACGAAGAAGGCGCGCGGTTCCAGCCGAGTCTGACGGGCAGCAGCGTGTTCGTCGGCGCGATGCCTTTGCCGCAGGCGCTGGCGCTGCGCGACGCGGCGGGCGTGACCCTGGGCGCGGCGCTGGAGGAGATCGGGTTCGCGGGCGCGCATCCGGTCGCGATACCGGTGGCCGCGTACGCGGAAATCCATGTCGAACAGGGACCGACGCTGGAACGCCGGCGGGCGGCCATCGGCGTGGTGCGCGAGACCTGGGCCGCATCGAAGTGGCGGGTGCGTTTCGACGGCGAGCAGAACCATACGGGACCCACGCCGATGGCGCAGCGCAGGGACGCGCTGCTGGCCGCCGCGCACGCGATCGTGCAGGTGCGCGCGGAGGCGGATCGGCATGGGCTGGAAATGCACAGTTCGGTCGGTCGGCTCGACATTTATCCGAATTCCCCGAACATCGTGCCCGCGCAGGCGACCCTGTTGATCGAACTGCGCTCGCGCGACGTCGCGTTGCTCGGCGAGGCGGGCGAGCGTCTCGCGGCCACGTTGCAGCGCATCGCCGACATGACCGGTACGCAGTGCGTGGTCGAGGACCGGCAACTGCGAGAGCCGGGAAAACTGGATGCGGCATTGTGCGATCTGGCCCTCGATACCGGCCTGCGTCTGCGGCTGGCGACGGAAAACAGCGTCACGATTTCGGGACACGATGCGATCAATCTCAGCCGTGCCTATCCCAGTTGCCTGCTGTTCGTGCCGAGCCGGAATGGCGTCTCGCACAACGAAGCCGAATTCACGTCGGACGAGGATATGCATCGGGGCCTGCGCTTCTTGACGGCGTTCCTGTCCCGGCTCGGCAAGGAAACGCCACGCCACACCGGCAACGATCATGGCAATTGA
- a CDS encoding ABC transporter permease subunit has translation MTSLRSSFRASLHASPHARGGIAVVILGLVVMFALPRLISEFGVMQATLYAAMAIYGLSQGFVWGFAGILSFGQAAFLGIGGYTYAVAALNLENTLAAALLAIVVPMLFAALLGYFMFYGRISDAYIGVITLTVSVILFELMNSTSGAQYHIGATPLGGFNGIPAIPPFAPPGKPDEPLDQIGIWYVAMAGLIVAYVLLKWLLASRFGRVVVAIRENETRAMLMGYDPRLYKLLAFVIGAGIAGAAGSVFATWGGFISPTVFALTMSAQVIISVLIGGLGTLIGPILGAVAIQYLINLAGTQHTIDPSLGLGIVLVAFVLLVPQGVVPVVRALLARLAPAPAAVAPDKPTGSAATAATIAPAERESRP, from the coding sequence ATGACATCGCTTCGCTCATCGTTCCGCGCGTCGTTGCATGCGTCGCCGCATGCGCGCGGCGGCATCGCCGTCGTGATTCTCGGTCTGGTGGTGATGTTCGCGCTGCCCCGGCTTATCAGCGAATTCGGCGTGATGCAGGCCACGCTCTACGCGGCGATGGCCATCTACGGGCTCAGCCAGGGCTTCGTCTGGGGTTTCGCCGGCATCCTGTCCTTCGGTCAGGCGGCGTTTCTCGGCATCGGCGGCTATACGTACGCGGTGGCCGCCCTCAATCTTGAAAACACGCTCGCGGCGGCGTTGCTGGCGATCGTCGTGCCGATGCTGTTCGCGGCGCTGCTCGGCTACTTCATGTTCTACGGGCGCATCAGCGATGCGTATATCGGCGTGATCACGCTGACGGTCTCGGTGATCCTGTTCGAACTGATGAATTCGACCTCCGGCGCCCAATACCATATCGGCGCGACCCCGCTGGGCGGCTTCAACGGCATTCCGGCGATTCCGCCGTTCGCGCCGCCTGGCAAACCGGACGAGCCGCTCGATCAGATCGGCATCTGGTACGTGGCGATGGCGGGTCTGATCGTCGCCTATGTGCTGCTCAAATGGCTGCTGGCCTCGCGCTTCGGCCGGGTCGTCGTGGCGATCCGCGAGAACGAGACGCGCGCGATGCTGATGGGATACGACCCCCGCCTCTACAAGCTCCTCGCCTTCGTCATCGGCGCGGGCATCGCGGGCGCGGCGGGCAGTGTCTTCGCGACATGGGGCGGTTTCATCAGTCCGACCGTGTTCGCGCTGACGATGTCGGCGCAGGTGATCATCTCGGTATTGATCGGCGGACTGGGCACGTTGATCGGCCCGATTCTCGGCGCCGTCGCGATCCAGTATCTGATCAATCTTGCGGGTACGCAGCACACGATCGACCCGAGCCTGGGTCTCGGCATCGTGCTGGTGGCCTTCGTGCTGCTGGTGCCGCAAGGCGTGGTGCCGGTGGTGCGCGCGTTGCTGGCGCGTCTGGCGCCGGCGCCGGCCGCGGTGGCGCCGGACAAGCCGACGGGGTCGGCCGCAACCGCTGCAACGATAGCACCGGCCGAACGGGAGTCGCGCCCATGA
- a CDS encoding zinc-binding dehydrogenase, whose product MPRGPLGAGVKNFRKGDRVLISCITARGSCANCKRQLYSHCTDGGWILGHLIDGTEAEYVRIPHADNGLYPIPQGADEEALVMLSNILPTGFEIGVLTGQVKPGNTVAIVDAVATLMRMTDDAGVDVAIEAVGIPATFDVCQKVVAPGGHIANVGVHGKSVELHLETPWIQNVTLTTGLVNTNTTPLLLKTVHSGKLSPAQRITHRCAPDDILKAYAVFGNAAQEKALKAILAAA is encoded by the coding sequence GTGCCGAGGGGACCCCTCGGGGCCGGCGTCAAGAATTTCAGGAAAGGCGACCGGGTCCTGATCTCGTGCATCACCGCCCGCGGTTCCTGCGCCAATTGCAAGCGCCAGCTCTATTCGCACTGCACGGACGGCGGCTGGATCCTCGGTCACCTGATCGACGGCACCGAGGCCGAATACGTGCGCATACCGCACGCGGACAACGGTCTCTACCCCATTCCGCAGGGCGCCGACGAGGAAGCGCTCGTCATGTTGAGCAACATTTTGCCCACCGGTTTCGAAATCGGCGTGCTGACGGGGCAGGTGAAGCCCGGGAATACCGTGGCCATCGTTGACGCCGTCGCCACCTTAATGCGGATGACCGATGACGCGGGCGTGGATGTCGCGATCGAAGCGGTCGGCATCCCCGCCACGTTCGACGTCTGCCAGAAGGTCGTCGCGCCGGGCGGTCATATCGCCAATGTGGGCGTGCATGGAAAAAGCGTGGAACTGCATCTGGAAACGCCGTGGATCCAGAACGTCACGCTGACGACGGGTCTGGTCAACACGAACACCACGCCACTGCTGCTCAAGACGGTACATTCGGGCAAGCTCTCGCCCGCGCAACGCATCACGCATCGCTGCGCGCCCGACGACATCCTGAAAGCGTATGCGGTGTTCGGCAACGCGGCGCAGGAAAAGGCGTTGAAGGCGATATTGGCAGCGGCCTGA
- a CDS encoding HAD family hydrolase — protein MTLAIFDLDETLIRGDCASLWSERMCALAWAERAAFMQENDALMAAYGQGRLAMEDYMRFSLAPLRGRSVEDVAAAVERFVDAVIEPRIYPEARRTVAAHRARGDRLLVISASGAHLVRPIARRLGIDEVLAIDLDVADGVLTGQTRGTLTYREGKVTRLDAWLQVEHESLAGASFYSDSRNDLPLLMRVDRPHAVNADAVLSAHARAAGWPQLRW, from the coding sequence ATGACGCTGGCGATTTTCGATCTCGACGAAACCCTGATCCGGGGCGACTGCGCGAGTCTGTGGAGCGAGCGGATGTGCGCGCTGGCCTGGGCGGAGCGCGCCGCCTTCATGCAGGAGAACGACGCGTTGATGGCCGCGTACGGGCAGGGCCGCCTGGCAATGGAGGACTACATGCGGTTCAGTCTGGCGCCGCTCCGGGGCCGGAGCGTCGAGGACGTCGCGGCGGCGGTGGAACGGTTCGTCGACGCGGTCATCGAACCGCGCATCTATCCCGAGGCACGCCGCACGGTCGCGGCGCACCGCGCGCGGGGCGACCGTTTGCTCGTGATCTCGGCGTCGGGCGCGCACCTGGTGCGGCCGATCGCACGCCGGCTCGGCATCGACGAGGTCCTGGCGATCGACCTCGACGTGGCGGATGGCGTATTGACGGGACAGACGCGCGGCACGCTGACATATCGGGAGGGAAAGGTCACGCGGCTGGACGCCTGGCTGCAGGTGGAGCACGAAAGTCTCGCGGGCGCGAGCTTTTATTCGGACTCCCGCAACGATCTGCCGCTGCTGATGCGCGTCGACCGGCCGCATGCGGTGAATGCCGACGCGGTGCTGAGCGCCCATGCGCGCGCCGCGGGCTGGCCGCAGCTGCGCTGGTGA
- a CDS encoding FMN-dependent NADH-azoreductase, with the protein MSHLLHVISSPRGQRSASHEVANAFIEAWQAGEAGATLDTLDVWQTPLPEFDGVALGAKYAALEGRERTAEEKQAWDEIGALAARFQKADMIVFSVPMWNFGIPYRLKHLIDVVSQKDLLFSFDERGLQGLLTHTRAVTIAARGAPLGAAIEHQNAYIRSWCEMVGIREHDDVIIEKTLFGPQVDAQARRTARDEAVALAGKMRAGG; encoded by the coding sequence ATGTCGCACCTTCTGCATGTCATCAGTTCGCCGCGCGGCCAGCGCTCCGCCTCGCACGAGGTCGCGAACGCGTTCATCGAGGCCTGGCAGGCCGGCGAGGCCGGCGCCACGCTCGATACGCTGGATGTCTGGCAGACGCCGCTTCCCGAGTTCGACGGGGTCGCGCTCGGCGCCAAATACGCGGCGCTCGAAGGCCGCGAACGCACGGCCGAGGAAAAGCAGGCGTGGGATGAGATCGGCGCACTCGCGGCGCGCTTCCAGAAAGCCGACATGATCGTGTTCAGCGTGCCGATGTGGAACTTCGGCATCCCGTACCGGCTCAAGCACCTGATCGATGTCGTCAGCCAGAAAGACCTGCTTTTTTCGTTCGACGAGCGCGGCCTCCAGGGTCTGCTGACCCATACGCGCGCCGTGACGATCGCCGCGCGGGGCGCACCCCTGGGCGCGGCCATCGAGCATCAGAATGCGTATATCCGCTCATGGTGCGAGATGGTGGGAATCCGCGAGCATGACGACGTGATCATCGAGAAGACGCTGTTCGGTCCGCAAGTCGATGCGCAGGCCAGGCGGACGGCGCGGGACGAAGCGGTCGCGCTCGCCGGGAAAATGCGCGCAGGCGGCTGA
- a CDS encoding hemerythrin domain-containing protein has protein sequence MDITQLILDDHHEQRRLFAILEQIDRNDTLALDAIWSRLATFLEVHAKAEEVVFYPGLLQIGEGAGGKDGPEDETEDAIEDHNEIRDAVAAVAGHATGTEGWYEAVAAANKANGDHMAEEEREGLTDFRFHAPLQMRHDLAVAFATFEAVHVTGVKAVNEDPEEYIAENS, from the coding sequence ATGGACATTACGCAACTCATCCTCGACGATCACCACGAGCAGCGCCGCCTTTTCGCCATCCTCGAACAGATCGATCGCAACGACACGCTGGCGCTCGACGCCATCTGGTCACGGCTCGCCACCTTCCTCGAAGTGCATGCGAAGGCCGAGGAGGTCGTGTTCTACCCCGGCTTGCTGCAGATCGGCGAAGGCGCCGGCGGCAAGGACGGCCCGGAGGACGAAACCGAGGACGCGATCGAGGACCATAACGAGATACGCGATGCGGTCGCCGCCGTGGCCGGCCACGCGACCGGGACGGAGGGCTGGTACGAGGCCGTCGCCGCGGCGAACAAGGCGAACGGCGATCACATGGCCGAAGAGGAGCGCGAAGGCCTGACCGATTTTCGCTTTCACGCCCCGCTGCAGATGCGGCACGACCTGGCGGTCGCCTTCGCCACGTTCGAGGCCGTGCATGTCACGGGAGTGAAGGCGGTGAACGAGGATCCGGAGGAATATATCGCGGAGAACAGTTGA
- a CDS encoding urea ABC transporter substrate-binding protein, whose product MTTAWGSRRKALKLGAAAAMGALVGPYVTKSAFAAEPIKLGSLLDGTGPLGLEGRRMIQTTEFAVNQLNAAGGLLGRQIQLIAYDTQSNIQLYTQYAQQLVFQQKVDVIQGGITSASREAIRPIFDRSKTLYFYNTQYEGGVCDRNVFCTGSTPAQTVDHIVDYALKHWGKKIYIVAADYNYGHITASWMTKFVKAGGGAVLGTDFFPLDVTDFSSTISRIQAAKPDVVLSALVGANHLGFYRQWAAAGMKSKIPVGSTVFGLGDELTTMDAATTDGILTCFGFYNNLPTPAAAAFVKGMQAKYGADVTDLGELDSATYEGIMLWAEGVKKAGSVAQDKVIAALESGIAIDGPSGHVKIDPETHATIRNAYLATPKNKAWDILQTFPNQMPSDTGGACNLIKSPRTNKQFTPSL is encoded by the coding sequence ATGACAACAGCATGGGGATCGCGTCGTAAAGCGTTGAAGTTGGGTGCGGCGGCGGCGATGGGCGCCCTGGTCGGCCCCTACGTCACGAAAAGCGCGTTCGCGGCGGAGCCGATCAAGCTCGGCAGCCTGCTCGATGGTACCGGCCCGCTGGGTCTGGAAGGGCGGCGCATGATTCAGACGACGGAGTTCGCGGTCAATCAGCTCAATGCCGCCGGTGGCCTGCTCGGCCGGCAGATCCAGTTGATCGCGTACGACACGCAAAGCAATATCCAGCTGTACACGCAATACGCGCAGCAACTGGTGTTTCAGCAAAAGGTCGACGTCATCCAGGGCGGCATCACGTCCGCCTCGCGCGAGGCGATCCGCCCGATCTTCGACCGTAGCAAGACGCTGTATTTCTACAATACGCAGTACGAGGGCGGCGTGTGCGACCGCAACGTGTTCTGTACCGGCAGCACGCCGGCGCAGACCGTCGACCATATCGTCGATTACGCATTGAAGCACTGGGGCAAGAAGATCTACATCGTGGCGGCCGATTACAACTACGGTCACATCACCGCGAGCTGGATGACCAAGTTCGTGAAGGCGGGCGGCGGCGCGGTGCTGGGCACGGATTTCTTCCCGCTCGACGTGACCGATTTTTCGTCGACGATCAGCCGCATCCAGGCCGCCAAGCCGGATGTCGTGCTGTCCGCGCTGGTCGGCGCGAACCACCTCGGCTTCTACCGCCAGTGGGCCGCGGCCGGCATGAAATCGAAGATTCCGGTGGGTTCGACCGTCTTCGGTCTCGGCGACGAACTCACCACCATGGACGCGGCGACCACCGACGGCATCCTCACCTGCTTCGGCTTCTACAACAACCTGCCGACGCCCGCGGCGGCGGCCTTCGTCAAGGGCATGCAGGCGAAATACGGCGCCGACGTGACCGATCTCGGCGAACTCGACTCGGCGACGTACGAAGGCATCATGCTGTGGGCCGAGGGGGTGAAGAAAGCCGGTTCGGTCGCGCAGGACAAGGTCATCGCGGCGCTGGAATCGGGGATCGCCATCGACGGGCCGAGCGGCCACGTGAAGATCGACCCGGAAACGCACGCCACCATCCGCAATGCATATCTCGCGACGCCGAAGAACAAGGCCTGGGACATCCTGCAGACCTTCCCGAACCAGATGCCATCGGATACCGGGGGCGCCTGCAATCTGATCAAGTCGCCGCGCACCAACAAGCAGTTCACTCCCTCCCTCTGA